CTCCGGCTCGCCCGATACCTGGCACACCGCGTGTTCTTTACCCACACTGAATTGTTCACACCCGATCCCAGGTCATTTTTGATATGAAGCATCGGTCTTGCCTCACCACAGGTCCGAGCAGCGCGAGCACAGATTTCACGGCATGTTCGACAGCTAGCTGGCTGTTATCCAGCGCAGAGCGCCAGCGTTG
This genomic window from Chloroflexus aurantiacus J-10-fl contains:
- a CDS encoding HEPN domain-containing protein — its product is MKDREAIYRLRLAEGFLEEARQDVVLQRWRSALDNSQLAVEHAVKSVLALLGPVVRQDRCFISKMTWDRV